A part of Denitratisoma oestradiolicum genomic DNA contains:
- a CDS encoding acetyl-CoA carboxylase carboxyltransferase subunit alpha, which produces MKTTFLEFEQPIAELEAKIEQLRFVQDDSAVDISEEISRLEAKSLSLTRDLYAKLTPWQIAQVARHPQRPYTLDYVEHIFTNFEELHGDRTFADDAAIVGGLARFNGQACMVIGHQKGRDTKEKISRNFGMPRPEGYRKALRLMKLAERFGLPIFTFVDTPGAYPGIDAEERGQSEAIGHNLYAMAELRVPLITTVIGEGGSGGALAIAVGDAVLMLQYSTYAVISPEGCASILWKSSEMAPVAAETMGITAARLKALGLVDRVVNEPCGGAHRDQIAMAATLKKSLQDVLKQLSGMEPTELIARRFERLMGYGKFKEQTRH; this is translated from the coding sequence ATGAAAACGACCTTTCTTGAATTTGAACAGCCGATTGCGGAACTCGAAGCCAAGATCGAACAATTGCGTTTCGTTCAGGATGATTCCGCCGTCGATATCTCCGAAGAAATCAGCCGTCTGGAGGCCAAGAGCCTGTCCCTGACGAGAGATCTCTACGCCAAGCTGACACCATGGCAGATCGCCCAAGTGGCGCGGCATCCTCAACGCCCCTATACGCTGGATTATGTCGAGCACATCTTCACCAACTTCGAGGAGCTGCACGGTGATCGCACTTTTGCGGACGATGCTGCCATTGTTGGTGGCTTGGCCAGATTCAATGGTCAGGCCTGCATGGTCATCGGACATCAAAAGGGACGGGATACCAAGGAAAAAATTTCCCGGAATTTTGGCATGCCTCGTCCCGAGGGCTATCGTAAGGCCTTGCGCCTGATGAAACTGGCTGAACGCTTCGGACTGCCGATCTTCACTTTTGTTGATACGCCAGGAGCCTATCCCGGTATTGATGCGGAGGAGCGAGGGCAGTCGGAGGCCATTGGACACAACCTCTATGCCATGGCCGAACTACGGGTTCCGCTGATCACTACCGTCATCGGTGAAGGAGGGTCGGGCGGTGCCCTGGCCATCGCCGTGGGAGATGCTGTGCTGATGCTCCAATATTCCACCTACGCCGTTATTTCTCCCGAGGGTTGCGCTTCTATTCTCTGGAAAAGTTCTGAGATGGCCCCTGTGGCAGCAGAGACCATGGGAATTACCGCTGCCCGCCTGAAAGCCCTGGGCCTGGTTGATCGAGTGGTGAACGAACCTTGTGGCGGCGCTCACCGGGATCAAATCGCCATGGCGGCCACGCTGAAAAAGTCCCTCCAGGACGTTCTCAAGCAGCTTTCCGGCATGGAACCCACTGAGCTCATCGCTCGTCGTTTCGAGCGGCTGATGGGCTATGGCAAGTTCAAGGAACAGACCCGCCACTGA